A window of Heptranchias perlo isolate sHepPer1 unplaced genomic scaffold, sHepPer1.hap1 HAP1_SCAFFOLD_1606, whole genome shotgun sequence genomic DNA:
tagatagctgaggcccaagcaccgatccttgcagcaccccactagttacaacctgccaacccaaaaatgacccatttattcctacactctgttttctgtccattaaccaatcctcaatccatgctaatatattaccccaatcccacgaGCCCTAATCTTTTGCTCCCTTTCTCTGCTGAATGAGTTGACTCTTCGCTGGGTAGGGGTCCCACAGGCATTGGGCCACCTCTGATACCTCATCCATTCTTGATGTGTGTGTCTAGACAATACCAGTAGGCTATTCCCCAATGGAAGGACAGTAGAGCTgatcccgatcctgtcctcactcaatatctacacaagtgcactttccagcaggggtcattggataggAAAATGTGACATTCAATGCTGACAAATCTACGTGTTAGATGTAACGATCTTATCCACTTGCAAATGCACACATCCCCCATACGCATGTGCACATGCAGGCTCTCACCTCCCCCGGGGGAATTCCCACACACAATCGGTCCACGGCTGGTTTCTTTTTCCTTCTGTAAACCTGGAGAGACCAAATGAAGTGATTTATCACTAGATGATGGCAGTGGTTTTAAGATTTTCTTTTTTGGTATTTGACACACAAAAATCTAGCTTCTGTTTGCCAGAAGTAGAATGTacattctcccccccacccttatCCAAATCTGGAGAGCCTAGGCACAAGTTGGCAAAGCTGTCAAGCAGCACAGGGCACTGGTAAGCTTCCCTTTGCTTATCTAGCCAAAACCAGCCCTCGTCTTTAGGGCGTTGCTTGCAGGGTTATCGTCAGCCGAATGAGAAGAATCCCAAACCCCAGTGGTCTACCCTTCCAGACTCCATTAGTGAGCTAGTCTGGCTGGCCAATTGGTAACAGTACCACGCAGATCTGCCTGGTTCTACCACAGActtggttccaaacttctatTACCAGGTCACCATGAAGCCAATTCAACCGCAGAAATTCCACTTACTTCTTTCAACTCCCCAAGGGACATAACCACTAATTAGTCATTAGACCACCAATATATAAAGGTATAACCCTGCAGTTGTTGAATATCAGATACAAGGAGCATCTCATGAGCAGCATAACTACTCATTAGATGTGTAGGTGCATTGCCACCATTCTCCTGACTGCCACATGGAAACTTACCATATCCTATGGGATGGTGGTTGCACAGTTGCTGGTGCAGAGCTGCGGCAACTTGCTCCTCTGCAGCCCAATGATGGTAGGCACCAGGCCATGGCTATATGAGAATATGTTCTTATACCCAGTCTCCAGAACTTTCAACAACTGTTCTCCCAAGTCTCTGAGCTTCTTCACTAGCGACAGAGGGCAGTTAGTGTCATGCCAGCCATCCTGAGGTTGCCAACATCCAAGTCCAATGTCATGTACCAGATTTACTCATCACCAACTTTTTAATCCAGTCCCTCATGTGAGGGGCTTCAGTAAAGGGCCGTACCCATTGTGAGGTTGACACCCTCCCCTTCAGAGCACCCAGTAATGGGTTGTTGTAAGCTGGAGTCCTCTCTCCCTGCAACAGTTTCCCACTTTTTTGGGACGTAAATCCACCTCACAGCTTGGTCTTGGATCTCACACAAGGGTTTGAAGAAGCCCTTCCACTGCATGCCTGGGAGTACTGAACCATAAGGGAGAATTGTTTGGACACATCTTGTATGCCACAAGCTAAATCTGTGTTGGAGTTGGCATCTGCCAGATACTCTTACAAACCAACAGGTGggacagatgccctgtttcctccAAATCATCAACTTAATCATTCCCTCTTGAGCCATACAAAGCCACAATACTGCACATGGGGACACCAACCACCATATCCCACTGGTTAGCCTATTGCTCTAGATAGTGAGTAGAAGGTACTGGATCATCAGGTAAATCTGCCATTAATATATTTTGTGTGAGGAGTGCCACGGTGCTTTCAGATATGCTGAGAGCAGACACTCTGAAACCAtcctaactgagatcagctaactcaacacagaccaaggatcaaactTGGGCAATGTACTTGCCAACCAAGTCATTAGGGAAAGTCCTGTGTTGCGTTTCTGAATAGTGAGCCTCCCGCTTTGTGTCACTAAGATGAAATATGTTATAGTAAGAATTACAGAGCCTTAACAGTGAATGAAAAGCAAAATCTGAAATAATATCTCTTACCTTGGTGAGATCCTTGATGACTAGAATGTCACCCTCACTCCCACCGTACGTGACCCGCTGCCTCTCTCTGGCTACATCATCATCTTCCATTTCCAATGGTGGAAGCTTTAAAGACATAGGCCTGTGGGGACACAATAGTGGGTCAGTTGCTTGCTGTAGACTTTTGTACCCCGTACATAGATCCTTCGAAGTATTATACTATAGATGATTTTATGTTTACCCCAGGGGTTGGGAAAGTTGCCTCTGTGCATCACCCcttcctccccacacccccccctttCATATACGCGCTGGTGCCTGCACTCTCCTTTGGGCCCCTTGAAGGCTGATTTGGAAAACGGAGACCTGGTCTCATGTTTttgcagaggcagtggaaggtatAGTCCTCCTCTGGATCAAGAAAAAATCTTTGCTGTAAAAAGAAAACTGGTGCATGGTTCCTGATCCAGTCCAATgcattttacacacacacacacagttccccaTCGCAGCCCAgtgcattatacacacaccatTCTCTGACCCATTCCATTGTGTTACATATACTCACAAAATTCTCTGACCCATCCTATTGCATTTTACATACTCATATCAAACCCTGAACCATCCCATTGAATTATGCTCACACACAACATTCGCTGACCCATCCGAGTGCGTTATACGTACATCATTCCGTGACCCAGCCCTGTGCATTACACACACTCATATAATTCCTTACTCCACACTGTTGTGTTACATGCACTCACATCGTGATGTAAGCAGGCTGATGAGATAACCCAGCTCAGTGTGTTTACAATGCCGCCAAGAGAGCTGTGAGCATCGGAGTGAGACACCCAGGAAAACTGGGTCCCTGATACAGGGAACTGAATGTGGGCCTGTAGGTTTATATTTGGTAGTGTGCCTTTGACAGTGTGAGGCAACCTGTTGATGCACTATGAAGGCTCGCACAGGAAGAACGGCCACTTGCGCAAGGCAGCAGAGGGCGACTGATGCTGGTGGATGTGTACCTAGCAAAAAGtctacaccttcaggagaggagcggagaacaCTGGAGAAAGAAAAAACTCTTCTAAGAACCCTGAAATAAATAGCGAGTGTCAGTTTGAAACCTGCATTGTAACCAGTGGTTAAGTAGTGTCAGGAGTCAGCAGCACTGTAATGTGTAAAATTAAATTCCTGGCAAATTGGATAGAAATATTTCATCTGGACATACCACACAAAGGATAAACTTGCAATCAGTAATTGAAGCAAATAATCCTTCTGAATTAGAGACAATTTTGTGTTGTATTTCTATGCCCACAAGGAACTGgactgagactgtccaaactcatgtCACACAGGAACCTTACAATTAGCAGACaaaagagactttcatcccatcagtcaagGCTGGATTTAAATCCAGACCCGAGAGCTGAAAGGTCAGAGTTTAACCCGTTGTTACAGTTTGCTAATACACAGAGTTCCACAATACACATTTTAGCAGAGGGTTGGGTCTACAAGTTGTATCATAAAAGGGACCTCACAGTCACTAGTGATCACAAAACCCTTTCCCAAAAAGGAGTCGCAGTAAAACCAGAAGCCACCAGCAGAGCACCTCACCTCATTTTGATGAAGAACTTGTACTGCAGTAGAATTGTGAACAGAAAGAAGACGGCTCCCTGGACAGCCATGGCAAACATGTTCTTCCCCACCAGGTCCCAGGAGAGTGGCGATACGAACTGCTTCTCTCCTGCACCAGACACAAATCACAAAATGCTTGAGTGGAAATTTTTTGGCCATCTTCAAACCAACAGAAAGATTGTCATCTTCACTAAACCTGGACGATTGGTAATATTCCTTCTCCTGATGACTTTGGCATAAAGTCACTGACCTAGGTTTTCTAATTGTCATGTCCACGATAAGCCATTAAAAGAGATGCGTCACTTTTCAGTATTAGGAATGGAAAGCTCAAGCCACCATCTCGGAGCTACACAAACCGGGAAAGCTACACCGTTGATTGCCGCTCTGAATTGCgtcagctgatttcagctgggggaACAGCAGGGgtgttataattggcctcagtgcccaccGGTTAGAgaagattcctgctcctgatcacttttcAGTGACCAACACCCTCCCCTACCCACACCTCCCCAGGGGAAGTGCACATCTGGATGTTGGGCGAAGCCAGGGTCggtcttggctgtgatgcccttcgCTAATAGACAACCTGCAGACGCTCACAAGTAAGGTTTGCacatgaagaattgccacttggGTGAAGAAGCAGAGGGTGACTGCTGCCCGTGGATCCTGTAAGGCAGCATAAGTCAgcaccctcaggagaggaggACAGTGACAAAGCACTACTGAAGAAAACAGCAAGTTGCAGtctgggggagaggggcggaaACAGGATAATGCCCGTTCTTCCCCGGAATGAATAGCCCATTAATGAAATCATGGGATCTGTAGCTTTGTAATGTGCAATTTTTGAGAAACTAATTTTGTTGTTACAGAGTCAAACAGGCTAATGAAGTTCATTAAAAGATAAACTTCACTTTCAAGATTCCTATGTGCAGGCTGTTTAAATTGACACACCTGATTATCCATCTTTAATTAATGGAttgtttttaattaattaattaaaattaatggatgttaAACCAGCGGGCTCCCTTAGGGGCCTGTGTGCCACTTGCGTGATTTTCCGATGCTCGCTGCCCCCAGACAATCCAGTTGGCCTAGGCGCAGAATCAGGAGAAACCCCTctattgtgtgttacatggtaTTACATTCCACATTATATCAGACATAGAACGATCAATGCCACAGGAGGACTGGTGGCATGAAATTGTATCATGCAGCTAGAAGCAAAATAACAGTTTCATACAATAACTATGCTTCAATCAGGAAAGATTTAGCAGGAGGGGGTCAtttctctggaaaagggaagactaagaggaggcctgatagaggtatttaaaattatgaaactgTTTGATCGGGTGAaagtggagaaactgttttcacttgtgggtgagtccagaacaaggggtcaaaaatataagataaccactaacagatcaaataaagagtttaggaagaatttctttacacagagtggtgaaaatgtggaactcgctgccacatggagtggttgaagcagatggcattgatgcatttaaggggaggcttggtgcatacatgagggagaaagaaagagacagatttggggggcagggtgggaagaagtaATTCGATTGGCAGGAGGCACATGTGgaatataaacaccagcacagatcagttaggccgaatgcctatttctgtgctgtagatttgatGTAATTTACACTGGGGAGATGAGAGGAGTTCCATGCAACTGCTGTTCGTCAGCCCCTGAGAATCTTGAACTGGATTTGAAAATGTCCAGATCTGAAGGTTATCAGCTATAACCGCAACAGATACAATCGCCTTCCGCCCCAGTGCAAAGCAGCACTGGCTGGAATTAAgaaaatcactggaaacagttactgacCAAACCTCTCCAAAGCGTCTGCCATGGCCTGATTCTTCACCATGTCGATCAGTCCACGGCCCAGGCAGAAATGCGGGAaaatgaggaaaactttcttcaaGATTCGATTGACATCATTCAATTTCTACAGAGAAGAAAAATGAAGAGACGGTCAGAAATAAAACCTTTTATTTCCATTTCCTCCCTTTCTTTTCCGAAAGCATTGATTCTtactccatgggcactgactgccctcaggtacctcactcaagtaCCCCTTCTCCTAGACAGTGAGGGTCAGTAGGCCATTCAACTTTGGGGGGGTATCAATTGCCAAgtatgatcctgtcctcacccgacatctAATACACACTCTCCAGTGGGGATAAAcagaaagtgatcaggagcaggaaccctggatgatttttccCTCCCCAGCCAGGTAGGCTGAGGCCAACTGCAGGGTCCTCATCACTGCCTCGGCTAAGATCAGTCTTGCCTGGGAGTTTCTGCTCTTTATGCCTCAGTACATTTGCATTTCTCCCGCACAAACAACGGCAGGTTATGGATAATTACAACTCGCGCAACCATTGTCTCATGACTGctggggaggaatgttggccaggacaccaggagaactccctgctcttcttccaaccgTGCCACAGGGTTAATATCCAACTGAACCACCTGAACAGGCacacagggcctcaatttaatgtctcatctgaaggatggcacatcCAAcactgcaggactccctcagtagtgcactgaagtgtcaacctgagcttatgtgctcaagtcctgcactGGGGCTTAAACCTGTAACTTTCTTACTCAGAGGTAAGAATACTACCAAATGAGACAAGCtggattcattcattcattccatCATTACTGCTTCATTAACAGTTCACTTTTCTAAAGGAATAAACACCGAAAATGCCTGGTGGATCAATCAGCATCCAATAGAGAACAGACCGCACGGTGGCTTTTTAaatccagtgttttctgtttctatttcagatatcAGTCATGTGTCATTTCTTTTTCAACCACACATTCATGAAAAGCTAAATCAAACTTTGTTGCACAGGATCGAGTCCTCCACTGGAATCCTGcgacccccacccctcctctccccgcagGAGCTAAATTATCAGCATCATGTCCATCTCTGTcactgtgagttcagtatatttTTTCAGTGACAGGGGAATATCAGAGCATCTACACCCAGTGATACAGGGGAATAACAGAGCATCTACACCCAGTGATACAGGGGAATAACAGAGCATCTACACCCAGTGATACAGGGGTGTATGAGGACATCAATACCAAATGATATGGTGGAATATCAGGACATCGATACCCAGTGATACAGGGGATTATCAGGACATCGATACCCAGTGATACAGGGGATTATCAGGACATCGATACCCAGTGATACAGGGGATTATCAGGACATCGATACCCAGTGATACAGGAGAATAAAAAGGCATCGATACCCAGTGATACAGGGGAAAATCAGATGATCTACAGCCAGTGATGTCACCAATCCTTAACAGTGGGTGTGAAATTTTTGTACAGTGTCCGCTTAATCTGTGAAAACACCCAGCAGCAGAACTATGAGTTATATTATTCTAAACTTAGTTTGTGCCTGGAGGGAGAATTTTGAGCTGTACAAGCTAGGGTGATGTAATGGTGGCTACGAGTCTTTCATTGGTGATGGTGCAATTTGAAGGGGTAAATTAAGTATCAAACAAAAAGTGGATCACAAAAAAGTGGGttcaagaatgatttttttttaaacagtataTTGGTACCAATACACTGAATAAGGACAGTAACAGCACTGGCATACATCACCTTGTTATCTATTAATTACGCTCGACTTCCCTCACAGTCTTATAGGACACGAGTGTAACAAGCAGAAAAACGGAGTCTTACTTTGTCTGTGAAGAGCTCCAGGACAAAGGTGGCCACACTGCCATTGATACCGATGAACAGGTTAACACAGGTCAGCACCACATAGGCGGTGCTGGGGATGCTGAACAAAAAGGAGGCTGGATACATGAGGGGAGTGATGGACCACCTGAAGGAACAGAATCGACAAGCATGAAACCAACTGGAAAGGGCACCAGCAGAACTTCTACCTATAGTGcagctcccctgatggctcagtgctCAAAGGCACTGCCCACTTACCCATAGAGGAACAGCAGCAGGACGAGTGCTGGCAGATTGGAGGCGGATACGTAGGATTTTTGTTGGAAACAGATGAAGATGGTGACTACCAGTGTCGCTGGCACTGCGTAATTACACTGAAAAGAGAAGGTATGGAATGAGATAAGTCACTGGCTATTGGCCTGCTTCTTCCAAAGAATGATCTATCCCATTATGGACTCAACCTGACTCATTTAATCTCCTTTCACAACCCATGtacactccaccctatcatagaaCCATCAAGgtttacagcaaaggaggagccattcggCTACTGTGTCTCTGTGGCTCTTTGCAAAGACCATCCAAGACTAATCTTACCGCTCCACTCTCTTTCTGTAGCTCAgtatcttcctctacttcaaatatttatacaactTTCCCttcaaagatgcaatggtctctgcctcaaccactccgtaTCAAAGAATTTCATGCATTAATAACCCTCCACATAAACACATTtttcctaatctctctcctcactcttaggtgtgatgtgaagatgccggtgatggactggggttgacaattgtttaCAACACTCTTAGGTGATAATTTAAAATTGATGATCCCTTGTTACCGACttctcaaccagaggaaatagtttttccctattcactgtaccaaaactcttcataattttaaaactctctattaaatctcctcagccttctctgctctagtgaaAATAGTCAGAGTAGTTCAAGTCTCTCCTCGTTACTACAGTTTCctgtccctggcatcatcctggtaatGGGGCATGCaatactgcacataatactctaattgtggcctaatcaatgttttgtataaattcatcattacttttttactcttgtactctatgaccCTACTTATAAAACCCCAAATTctattggccttttttatggctttatctatctgcacttgcactttcaggAATTATGTATTTtaaccccaggtctttctgttcatcCATACCCTTTATTGTCTTGCCAGTGTGTGTATACACTCATGCATTGTTTTTCTCCCAAAGTGTATTACCTTATACTTATCCAAACTAAATTGCAGCTGCCACCTccctgcccattccactaacctgactatgttttcctgaagtctttaagtcctcctcgctgtttgccaaaccttttacttttgtgtcatcagcaaattgcaATATTGTGCTCTTGataccaagtccaaatcatctacatatacagagaacaaaagtggacccagtactgacccttgaggtacaccacttccaacccttctcttgTCCGAGCAACACCCATTAACCCTAGCTCTTcgtttcctgtctgcaaaccaACTTGCTGCTACATTCTCTCTAGCAATAAAAAATGGATTTTTTTCTAACAAACCCCTTGAGACATCTATCAAATGTCTTTTACAATTCTATATACACCACTTCtaatgcattccctttatctatcaaattggtcttttctttaaaaaataactAATCAATTGGTCaaaaacaacttgcctttaacaaatccattctgtTTGTCCTGGATTaatccatgcatttctaaatgatgAGCAATtttatctcctttcttgaataatggtcTCCAATCCCACAGCACCCTGtcccatccatttaatctccttccagagCCCATGTACAATATATCCTACCATGGACTCTACTCAATTAAttcagtttccttccacagcccatgtacatgcTACTCTATCATGGATTCATACGTGAAAGTACTTACCATATCCCACGCAAAGTTAGCGAGCCAATAAATGCCAGGTTTCACACCACTAACAAACTGAAGGTGCTTGGCTTTGCTGACACGTTCTTCAATGAGGAAGAGAACAAAGCTGGCTGGCACAAAGGACATTGCAAAGATGACGCAAATGGAGACGAGCACATCGACAGAGGTAGCCATCCTGCAAGAAGGGGGGAAAGGCTCTGTGTCACGAGCGAGATATTAGCACACCGTCACGCAAACAATGATTTCAGACATCACTTTATTCCTCAATGCGTGTTTGAATACTGAAGGCTCCATGCCAGCCCAAAAGGCATAAACGTGACAATTGGATAAAGCATCTACATTAGTGACAAACCAGTAGAGAAATGTCCAGCCCAGTGAGTTCCAATcaaaaacaacttgcacttacaCAGCGCCTTTGATGTAGAAGAATACCACAAGgcccttcacagaagcataatcaaaaaatggacaccgagcccaagatattaggaggggcaaccaaaagcttggtcagaaaggtgggttttaatgagggtcttaaaggacaaGGGGAAAGGTgacgaggtggagaagtttaggaatGGAATTCTGGAGCATGAGGTCGAAGCACTGCCATCAattgtggggcaaagggaggggggaaggggtgcACAGGAAGAAAGTGtttggaaggggggggggcgttgaggagttgcagggctggaggaggttacaaaatagggaggggtgaggccatgaagagatttaaacacaaggatgagaactttacaTTTGAGGTGCTGGGGGACTGGGAGCTAATATAGGTCAGTGAAGACATGGGTAATGGATGAGCAGGACtttgtgcgggataggatacgggcagcagagttttggatgagctgaagttactgagggtggaaggtgggaggccggccaagagagaaAAGGAATACTCAAAGACTGAAGGCGGCAAAGACATGAAAGAGGGTTTCAGCGGCCGATGTTATGAAGGTTGATGTAGGTGGCCCTTATGGTGAAGAAAATAGGGAGGTCagatgctcagctcagggttaaataggatggCAAGGCTGCGaaatgtctggttcagcctgagacagtgactgtggagggggatggaatcagtgggaaagatagagtttgtggcaggggctgaaggcGAATGCTCCGGTCTTACCAACGTTTAGCTGgagaaaattgtggctcatctaagaCTGAATGTCGGACTCGGGGTCCAACAACACAGAGgcaatgaggggaggggaggatcaaGTGAGATGATGGTGAGGTAAAGCTAGGTGTCAATGGTgttcatgtggaagctgacctcatgtcTGTAGATGATGTTGTCAAGGctcaacatgtagatgaggaagaggaaggagccAAAATAGGGGAGactagaggtaacagtgcaggggcTGAAGGAAAAGCCTTTGCTGGAGATGGTTTGGATATGATCGGATAGCTAAGAGAGGAAGCAAGCgaaggcagtcccactgagctggacaacggaggtgcTTGATTGTCCAAGGCTGCAGAAAGATCAAGGATGTCGTGGAGGGATAATACACCTTGAATGGGATCAAGGGACCAGGTGGGGGGTCTCATGGACGAGATGAGCTTGGAGCAGGCTTGTGGGGCGGTTGAGATGGCAGAGAAGATAGAGAAAGATGAGGGTTATGGGGCAGGGCAGAGGGAAATCTGGGTGAGGTTTGCCTTGGTGGGGGAGCAGCAGAGATGGCTGAATAGAAAgtctcaatcttggtgacaaggaattccaggagctcctcgcacttgttgttggaggagaGGATGGAAGGGGcagtggagaggggtttaaggagacagttggtaatAGAGAAAAGAAGCCTGGAGTAGTGGGCGTCTAATTTAATAATGAACAGTTGAAGGCAAGGTACAGTGTAgggcagtgaagagggagctttgttCCACCCACTAAATGGCAATTATTCATCCATGAGCCTTAACGGGCTATTTGCTTGTcgagggcatcacagttgagcccaacACTGTCCTCGCCTGATGCCCACACTCTCAAGATCCCAGAGCCACAggagagtgatcaggagcaggaaccctggctgacctTTCCCCTCTCTGGGGCCAACTGCAGTACGCCAGCTGCTGCACTGACCAAGATCAAAGGTGGGATCCCCGGTCTGTCTGGCTCAGTGCCAGTGGGTGCCGTTTAAGCACTCGTGAGGTTCTACCAGCTACTTACAGTGCAACCTCAGAGAGCTGTTCTTTGGTCAGGTTGAGTGGGTGGTTGAAGGCTGTAATCCCAAACATTTTGGGATCTTTCCCTGGTGGAAGATTTGCTCTCAGTGCTGCATTGTTCATGACATTCACAAAGCTCACCATGGCGTGCCAGCCTTTATTGTTGAACCACACCTGCAAAAAAGGAAGGAAAGGTTCTTTCCGTCATATCAGGAGTACACTCGAGTCGCCTATTCAAATAACTCAGTTGCTTCCAAACATTATATAGTTGGGCCACAGACAAACAAGACATAAGAATTACTGCTGACCTTTGTTtctgctgccttccaatttcacttactcaTTTTCTgctttccacttccagctttgttactctcccttctgaatctcctctcaggttcccaccccctgccaagttagtttaaaacctccccaacagcactcgcaaacctccccgcaaggatattggtcccggccctgttgaggcgcaacccatccggcttgtacaggtcccacctcccccagaactggtcccaatgccccaggaatctaaagccctccctcctgcaccatctctccagccatacattcatctgctctatcctctgaTTTCTATAtacactagcgcgtggcactgcgAGTAATCCGGAGGTGACTactcttgaggtcctgcttgttaatctctttcctaactccttaaactctgcctgcaggacctcatccctctttccacctatgtcgttggtacggatatggaccacgacctctggctgttcaccctccccctccagaatgttctgcagccgcttagTGACATccgtgaccctggcaccagggaggcaacataccatcctggaatcacgtctgcggctgcagGAACGCCCGTCTGCTCCCCTAATTATGGAATCCCCCATCACtactgctctcctgacctttctcctccccccctctacaGCTGGGCCACCCATACTGCACATTGTAGTGAAGCTAATAACACAGGCAATATTCCACTGGAATGATACCCAAGAATCAACTTGCTTCGACCTGTGcccactttcctcccctcctctccagcagGTGCTTTCTGTGTCAGTCCTTCAGCAGCTTTCCCCAGTAAccaatcttcatgtgtgagctaagGCAGTGTCAGCTGGCTATTCAGCTGTGGAGGCATTACAGCTGAGCCTGGTCCTGTCCTTGGCTGACGTCCAGAGACAAGCATGTTCTGGCAGGGGTCAGTCAGTTTAAACACACAGATGGAGTCAGATACACTGTGCCGGACCTGGACTGCATGATAATCTAATAGACACAGCCTGGAGCCGTAACAGAGCCAACCCATGCTTGCTTGCCCCGCTCTACTGACACAGGAATCCTGTACCACAGTGTAACTATACAAAACACACATAAAAACTCTGAGCAACAACCTCACTGCCCAACAGGAAATCCAGCCTCCAAAATTTTAAGAGAAAT
This region includes:
- the LOC137309311 gene encoding phospholipid-transporting ATPase ABCA1-like, with product LLRNTGDVLQNLTSRNISDYLVKTYPQIIGKSLKTKKWVNEFRYGGFSLGARNSQILPSLNEVNDSIIEIRSRLNVTKGSSTDRLLGSITNFIKGLSTKNNVKVWFNNKGWHAMVSFVNVMNNAALRANLPPGKDPKMFGITAFNHPLNLTKEQLSEVALMATSVDVLVSICVIFAMSFVPASFVLFLIEERVSKAKHLQFVSGVKPGIYWLANFAWDMCNYAVPATLVVTIFICFQQKSYVSASNLPALVLLLFLYGWSITPLMYPASFLFSIPSTAYVVLTCVNLFIGINGSVATFVLELFTDKKLNDVNRILKKVFLIFPHFCLGRGLIDMVKNQAMADALERFGEKQFVSPLSWDLVGKNMFAMAVQGAVFFLFTILLQYKFFIKMRPMSLKLPPLEMEDDDVARERQRVTYGGSEGDILVIKDLTKVYRRKKKPAVDRLCVGIPPGECFGLLGINGAGKTSTFKMLTGDTEVSSGEAFLDGYSILSNIQDVHQNTGYCPQFDAINKLLTGREQLEFYSRLRGIPEHEVAKVTDWGVKKLGLSRYADRPSGTYSGGNKRKLSTAIALIGCPPVIFLDEPTTGMDPKARRFLWNCILSVIKEGRSVILTSHSMEECEALCTRMAIMVNGRFRCLGSVQHLKSR